Proteins encoded together in one Telopea speciosissima isolate NSW1024214 ecotype Mountain lineage chromosome 4, Tspe_v1, whole genome shotgun sequence window:
- the LOC122660436 gene encoding uncharacterized protein LOC122660436: MAWALCAFTNFPPSVHKPITITSKTLASVSLRSPSKRAKRKNHLRPKILKTLTKPYSIEILRDQQLEFYNEGFFEEVSLDMIRQVEEENVEIQLESLVSCAPQTAEAGVSNAIGVVSSRSVLELAFYFLGLFIFQTVCTVWVLGSADMGRETGNGETEAESLVSLLEMQNGKRKDFLLKRIGQNFLGSKPGDVNYVDKSQFEDKIVEIRAMAREAKEYEARKLRANGVDSFLEDALGNGLEEAKNKNSIQEEVNERLVKLEKRQEKLPMASISYLIGSVKVEDRKDSEKSETKEKVGELVFKKKLKFRSSLAGHKNKTKGFNGSKHSSLPNDNSRGATIRDQSPIDGNNRNNGLDLSGQEKQLDLSHSDSWKTVSPKMEKELHCLTNETSGENMREGLETKQRRKETLVNELGSSQSVGKKLQKEGGSSRREIRNGVENSGAGTGGVQETNYEKHFTGLTKPRELTKLKTQASQSLTKENQNISRVCYSRASLSGNGNSSLPSETREIENDFWWLKLPYALGILLNRGSDCEGQRGLYSLKISSNPQDTSCASYTVAFEDRTDATNFSYLLESFFEDLGDCSANVVPLSIKELNESVKSNVRKVVVVRKGQVKLFAGQPLGEVEMVLRSLIQRTERESVD, translated from the exons ATGGCGTGGGCGCTCTGCGCCTTCACCAACTTTCCCCCATCTGTTCACAAACCTATTACTATTACTAGTAAAACCCTAGCTTCTGTTTCTCTTCGCTCTCCATCAAAACGTGCGAAGAGAAAGAATCATTTACGCCCTAagattttgaaaaccctaacgAAGCCCTACAGCATAGAAATCCTCCGAGACCAGCAGCTTGAGTTTTACAATGAAGGGTTTTTCGAAGAGGTCTCACTCGATATGATTCgacaagtagaagaagaaaatgttgaAATACAGTTGGAGTCACTCGTTTCTTGTGCTCCTCAGACTGCCGAAGCCGGAGTTTCTAATGCTATTGGTGTTGTTTCTTCAAGGTCAGTGCTTGAATTGGCATTTTATTTCCTcggtctttttatttttcaaacgGTATGTACTGTTTGGGTATTGGGCTCCGCTGATATGGGTCGGGAGACTGGAAATGGTGAAACGGAGGCTGAATCGTTGGTTTCTTTGCTGGAAATGCAGAACGGGAAGAGAAAGGACTTTTTGTTGAAAAGAATTGGCCAAAATTTTCTTGGCTCTAAACCTGGCGATGTAAATTATGTGGATAAGTCCCAATTCGAAGATAAAATAGTTGAAATTAGGGCTATGGCTAGGGAAGCTAAGGAATATGAAGCAAGGAAGTTGAGGGCCAATGGGGTGGACTCTTTTTTGGAAGATGCCTTGGGAAATGGTCTGGAGGaagctaaaaataaaaattcaattcaagAAGAAGTAAATGAGCGCTTGGTAAAGTTAGAAAAGAGGCAGGAGAAATTACCAATGGCATCCATTAGTTATTTGATTGGTTCAGTAAAGGTTGAAGATAGAAAAGATTCAGAGAAAtctgaaacaaaagagaaagttGGGGAACTTGTATTTAAGAAAAAACTCAAGTTCAGAAGCTCCCTGGCTggccataaaaataaaacaaaaggtttTAATGGTTCAAAGCACTCTAGTTTGCCTAATGATAATAGCAGAGGAGCTACAATAAGAGATCAATCTCCAATTGATGGAAATAATCGTAATAATGGTTTGGATTTATCAGGCCAAGAAAAGCAGCTAGACCTATCCCATAGTGATTCTTGGAAGACTGTGTCtccaaagatggagaaagagttGCACTGCTTGACTAATGAGACATCGGGAGAAAATATGCGAGAGGGGCTTGAAACTAAGCAGAGGAGAAAAGAAACTCTAGTCAATGAGTTGGGTTCCTCCCAATCTGTTGGTAAGAAGTTGCAGAAAGAGGGGGGGAGTTCAAGAAGGGAGATTAGGAATGGAGTTGAGAATTCTGGAGCCGGGACTG GTGGCGTTCAAGAAACCAACTATGAAAAGCATTTCACTGGATTAACAAAACCAAGAGAATTGACTAAATTGAAGACACAAGCATCTCAAAGCTTAACAAAAGAAAACCAGAACATTTCCAGAGTGTGCTATAGCCGGGCTTCATTGAGTGGCAATGGCAATTCCAGTCTGCCTTCAGAAACTAGAGAAATTGAGAATGatttttggtggttgaagcttccTTATGCCCTA GGTATTCTTTTAAATAGAGGTTCTGACTGTGAAGGACAAAGAGGACTTTATTCCCTAAAGATCAGTTCAAATCCACAGGACACAAGTTGCGCATCTTATACTGTTGCTTTTGAGGACCGCACTGATGCTACTAATTTTTCTTATCTACTGGAATCATTTTTTGAAGATCTCGGTGATTGCAGTGCCAACGTTGTTCCTTTATCAATAAAA GAACTGAACGAGTCAGTCAAGTCAAATGTAAGGAAGGTTGTTGTTGTGAGGAAAGGACAAGTTAAGCTTTTTGCTGGGCAACCACTTGGTGAGGTTGAGATGGTTTTGCGTTCCTTAATACAGCGAACAGAAAGAGAAAGTGTTGATTGA